The segment TTTTCTTCATTTTGAAAAACAAGCTCCTTGTTTGCGATAACTAACTCTGCTGCGCGCTCAGCTTTTTCTTTGGTTTGATAGGCAAGTTCTTTGTTCGCAATGACCAATTCTGCTGCGCGCTTATCTTTCTCTTCATTTTGAAAAACAAGCTCCTTGTTTGCGATAACTAACTCTGCTGCGCGTTTGTCTTTTTCTTCATTTTGAAAGATAAGCTCTTTATTCGCGATGATTAACTCTGCTGCAAGTTCTGCTTTTTCTTCGGTTTGAAAGGCAAGCTCTTTTGTTGCAGTAGTTAATTCTGCTATGCGGTCAGCTTTTTCTTTTTTTTGAAAGTAAAAATCATTTCCCATCTAGTATTCCACTCCATTTTTTACAGTAGTCAAACTTTTCTTCTTTTTAAATGCATTAGTGGAATAATTCACTCAATATAGTGATGTTCTTAACCATCCACAGATCACTTATCTCTTTTTCTCAGAGGATCTTCATCTTTTTTTGTTTAGTTATATCGCTTGCAACAATGATTAAATGTTCAACTTCACCATTTTCTCCGATGACGGGAATAACTTTTGCCTCTAAGTAAATCAATGCTTTATTTTTGTGAATGTAACGATACTGAACAAAATCCGATTTTTTAGTCCCTATGATGTCGTAAAAAGCGCTTTTGACCAACCGTAAATCATCCGGGTATATGAATGAAAATAGTGAAGAACCAATTAATTGTTCTGATAGATTTCCCTTTAAAGTTTTACTAGACGGAGATGCATAAAGAAATACACCATTTTTATCTACCACATTAATGACATCGCTAATATTTTCAGCTATTAACCTGTAATTGTTTTCACTATGCCGCAGGGCTATCTCTGCATGCTTCCGTTGTGTTATGTCGATGCAGGATGCAATGACCTCCACAACCTTCCCCTTTCTAATTATCGAGCGTAAAATTACAAGGTAGTGAATTCCATTTTCCTCACCTTCGTAAGAAATATTTTGCTCTCCTTTCCATGCCAGTCTATAGTTCCGCTCTATATCGATTGCTTTTTCATAAGGGAAAATCTGCGCAAGTTCTTTGCCTATCACCAGTTCTGGAGTTAATCCTAATCGATACAGTAGTTCTCCATCGCATAGGGTATGAATGAAATTCCCATCTTTGTATTTAAATTTAAATATTAGGCCGTCCTGTTGTCGAAAGGTTTCTTGCAATTCTTGCTTAGTCAATATTAGTTCTCTTTCTAACCATAACCGTTGACTTATCTCACTTGTAAGTCCATGACTTCTAATGCTCTTGTGTAAATCAGGAAATTTCAGTTCTAAACTTTTCGCCGGCAAAGGTTTACTTAACAAATAACCTTGAACTTCATCACACAAGTTCTCTTGAAGGAAGTCTAGATGCTCTTTCGTCTCGACACCTTCTGCAATCACTTGAATGCTCAAGTGATTGGCCATTGAAATAATTGTTTTCACAATGGTCGCATTGCTCGGATCAAGGTGGCAGTCACGAATGAAGGACTGATCTATTTTCAGGCGGTCTATGGGAAATTCTTTCAAATAATAAAGGGAACTGTAACCTGTGCCAAAATCATCGATGCTAATTTTTATCCCTATTTTCTTTAATGCATGTAATTTTTTAATGGAACTTTCGACGTCCATTGTCATACTCTCTGTAATTTCGAGGTCAAGATATTTGGCCTCTAAGTTTGTTTCAGATAGTATCCTCTCCACAACTTCAACGATATTTGTTTGTGAAAATTGCCGTGAGGAAAGATTGACTGAGATAACCATTGGAGGAAATCCAGCTAACTGCCACTTTTTATTTTGTGCACACGCCGTTTTCAATACCCATTCCCCAATCGGAATAATGAGCCCCGTTTCTTCAGCAATTGGAATGAATTGCATAGGGGAAACCATTCCTCTTTTTGGATGATTCCATCGAATCAGTGCTTCATTTCCAATATATTCTCCTGTACTTAAATGAAGTTGGGGTTGGTAATGAAGCGTCAGTTGGTCAAGTTCAATTGCTCTGTAGAGTTCCATTTCAAGCTCTAAACCTTCTCGCGTTTTCTCATCCAAGTCAGAAGTATAAAAGTGATAACTGTTATTTCCATGCTTTTTTGCATAATGTAGAGCAGAATTAGCCATTTCCAATAATATTTCAGTAGTATTACTGGTTTTAGAATACATGCTTATGCCTATACTCGGATTGACATACATGTCATGGTGAATATTTTTTAAAGGTTGAGCTATGACTTCTAAAATTATTTTTGCGATTTTTGCGGCTCGTTTAACATTTGTATTTGTTAAGAGAATAACGAATTTATCTTCTTGCCATCGTGTTAAAATACTATCTGCACCTAAAACCATCTTTATTCGTTCGCTAGCAAGAAGAATAATTGAATTGCTCGATTCTTGTCCCATCGAGTCTCTGATATTGTTCATTCGTTCTAATTCTAACAATAAAATAGCAGTTTCATTTTTGTCATGTACCAATTCTTTTAAACGTTTATTTAGAAAATTGCTATTCGGTAATCCAGTTAAGTAGTCTGTATAATTCAAAGGTTGTATGGGTTTCAATTTTTTTCATCCATTAGTAATTCTCCAAGAGTAAGTGCCGATACTTTTTTTAACTTATTTGTAAGAAATAATTTTGCATCAATGTTAAACGCCGTAAATGAAGTAAGTAAGAGAATGATGAGTGAGAATAAAACAAGTAAAACCTGCCAATGTATAACTAATATGTGTTCCATCGTATTTATTTAACTCCTTTAGTAAAGTTATTTACACAGTAAACTTTTTATAAAATTAACACTATTTAACAATTTTATAAATAAAATAGAATGCAGAATTAACAATACCACTAATAAAGTCCTAATAAGTTATATATTGAAAAAATGTTTTTAAAAGCCCCAGTTTTCTATTTATCTAAGTGACATCACATAAGGAAAAGCGTTATCTGAAAGTAACGGACTCATCGAGATCAAATCACCGTATTACCATCTTCTATAACATTCCAAAGTTTATTCGGTAAGCATCTATTCCATTAATTTACTTGAGTTCTCCAACAAGATCGAAAAAAAGTGTTACAAGCGCAAGAATAGAATTTATCTATTACACATAAATATTGACGGTCTCAGACAGATACTCACACTCCAAAAGTGTGACTACTTTGAGGGGAGTTTTTCCAATCTCTTTTCCTAGAAGTGATGTACTAACTTGAGCAAACAAAAACCCCAATAATAGGGACTATTTAGCTGTCCTATTATTGGGGTTTTTTCTGTGTTAATGTTTTTTCGGCTCAAATCCTTAAGTATAAACTGTTCGTAAAAGTACACTTATACAGACAGAAGAGGAAGAGCAATGCTAAATCGGCATCGCCCTTCCCCTTTGTATTTTGCTATTTAAATTCCTGCTACTTCTGATAACCCCGTATATGTTAACTCATAACTGCCGCTATTATAATTGAGTAGTTCATTATTTCCTTGTGAAGCATCTGAAAAAAATTAAGTCATTTTTCTTCCCCGATTATTCCCCCCTAGCTTCAATTAGTTCAATTTTTCTTCTTTCTTCTATTTCCCAGCAAGAACATGATCATCCCAAAGGCGACTGCGATGCTAATCCAGATCCACATTGGGATTCCGGCATCTTCTTCTACAACGGCTGTTGGATTAACGACTTCGGCATATTCCGCAACTTCCTCGCTAGAAATCTCAAAAGGTTCTTCCACTTCAATCACCTGGTCTCCGGCATGGCCGTTTGCCACTAAAGTGTAATTGCCGTCTTTAAGTTCTTCATGGTTCCAGGCAAACGGAAAACGGATCTTCGATTTCGGAGCCATATTGAACGTCGTGACAGTACCGCCGAAAAGCTCAGCTCCGGTATTGTCCAAAACCGAATAGGTCCACTCGACATCACCTTGGATCAAATGCGCATCGTTGATCGTTTCCAAATACACTTGCGCAGTAGGCGCAGTAAATCCGGCTTTTCCTGTTGAAAAATCCGGTTCCGCGTTGGTCGGCAGGTTCAATTGGATGGCGAGGGCATAAGTGGTCTCTATTTTCATCACAAAGTTCGCTTCGTCTTTCCCAAGTTCTTTGCCTTCCTCTTCAACGGCTTCTTCCACTTGTGTCACTTGGATGCCGCCAAGGATCGTTTGGGCATCGGTTTCCGGCACCGTCACTTGGATCGGCAAATCCATCGAGTCGTTTGCCGGGATGGTCACCGTTTCTTCTGTTTTCATAGCATCTGCTAGCAGAATGGCATCCTCCAGCAGTATCGTATCTTCCGAATCGACACTTTCATCGTAAAAGATGCCGCCGGCCGGATTCGTATAGGCATTGGCTTTTTCCACCCGGACCGTAATCGGCGTGTCTTCGTTATTTTGGAGCTTCAACTGGGAATTCAGTACTCGCCTGCAGTGACATACACGATTGAAATACGGGCATGGCAGCCATAATAAAAAAACCTTGCCCGAATCTGCGTAGGTCGCACAGAATACGGAACAAGACCTTAATAAAAGCATAAAATTTTTTATATAACCTTTCATTCACAAGCAAGCTTCTCCTGCTTTTGATTAAGAGGAAATTGTAATCCGGTTTCTTCCTCCTGACTTTGATTCGTATAATGCTTGATCCGCTAATCGAAAAAGTTCGTCCCCCGAACTGGCATGAGTCGGAAATTCTGAAAGTCCGAGTGACACGGTGACCGTTTTTCCTGGAATAATCTGAATACCTTCTATTCTTTCGCGGATCTTTTCCGCTAAGTGAGAAGCTCCTAAAGCATCGGTATCCGACAGAAGAAGGACAAATTCTTCTCCTCCATAGCGAAAACAGTAGTCTTGTTTCCGGATGATGGTTTGAATCATCGCTGCCATCGTTTTTAAGGCTTCGTCACCCATTTGATGTCCATATGTGTCATTAATGGATTTAAAGTGATCGATATCCAACACCAGCAGCGAAAAAAGCTGCCTTTCGCTTGCCCAGCGGTTTAACACTTCGTCCAATTTCCGTCGGTTCGGCAACCCGGTCAATGAATCAGTGAGCGCGGACTGAGTAAGCTCCTGGTTGTTTTTTTCCAGTAGGTCAAGGGCGATGGCTACACTTTTTGTCAGGAGGTCGGCTTCCCGGTTCCAATGCGGCTCCATTAGCTTATCCCGGAGGGGCTGAGAAACCTCCTTTCCCTCAGCCAATCGGTTGACCAGGTCAGCCAACCGGATAAAGGGAGCTGCCAACTTGCGAGCGATAAAGATCGACAAAAGAAGCAGCAGCAGAAATGGCAACAACCCATTCAGCAGCAATTGTTGAAGCTGATCCATCAACAAATCGTGCACAGACGAATAAGGGGTTTGCTGCACAATCCCCCATCCTGCTCCCGGTACATAACTGTAAGCGGCCAGCATCGGAATCCCTTTCGTATTGGTAACCAATTCCATTCCGCTTTTTCCATGGGTTAATTTTTGAACGATCGGATTCTGATAGACGCTTTCTCCGATCAATTTACGTTCCGGATGGAACAAGAGGGTCCCTTTCGGACCAACAACAAAATAGTAGGAGCCATATTTTTCAACCGCATCATTTCCAAGGATGTGATTCAAGACGTTTTCCTCTTGAAGATAAATCGTTCCGCCAATCATCCCTCGATAAGTTCCATCTTTTGAGTAAAAAGGTTGGTTCATCAAGATGAGCAAGCGTCTAGTCGGCCCAAAATACGGCGTTGTCACTCCTGGCTTTTTCGAGTCCAGCACATCTTTTGTTACTCCAGACGTTATTTTTGTCCCTTCCAATCCGACGCTCACAGGACTGATTGTTCGAACAAGTCCGGTTTCATCCACCCATGACAGAGAGTTGAAATACCCGCTGCTTGTTCGCAGAAGTTCTAATTGCTCGTGGATTTCCTGATCCGTCATGTCCTCGTGAGTTTCAAGGAATTCGACCGTGGATTCCAAATTGGTTCTCATCGAACCGAATAATGATTCAACGGAATGGCTCATCTTATCCGCTTTGGAGTAATTGAGGGATAAATAAGTGGCCATCAACGATTCCTTATTGGACTGATGAAACGAGACGGTAAGGATGAGCAAAGTGAGAATGACAGAAGCAGCTACAAGTACAGTCAGCAAGGTCGCCAAGTTCATTTTGCGGGTATTGATTAATTTCTTCATTTAAATATCTCCTTTATTCATTCAAAAATATTGCATATAATTGTAACTTTTGAAATATGAATATATAGAAATCTATAGTTCAATGTACTTGTTTTCGATTATAATATCTTCAGTATATAGATTTCACAATTTAAATTATATAGGTAGAAAACAATGTGCAAGGAAATATTTGGATTGTTCAA is part of the Planococcus shenhongbingii genome and harbors:
- a CDS encoding EAL domain-containing protein, which codes for MKPIQPLNYTDYLTGLPNSNFLNKRLKELVHDKNETAILLLELERMNNIRDSMGQESSNSIILLASERIKMVLGADSILTRWQEDKFVILLTNTNVKRAAKIAKIILEVIAQPLKNIHHDMYVNPSIGISMYSKTSNTTEILLEMANSALHYAKKHGNNSYHFYTSDLDEKTREGLELEMELYRAIELDQLTLHYQPQLHLSTGEYIGNEALIRWNHPKRGMVSPMQFIPIAEETGLIIPIGEWVLKTACAQNKKWQLAGFPPMVISVNLSSRQFSQTNIVEVVERILSETNLEAKYLDLEITESMTMDVESSIKKLHALKKIGIKISIDDFGTGYSSLYYLKEFPIDRLKIDQSFIRDCHLDPSNATIVKTIISMANHLSIQVIAEGVETKEHLDFLQENLCDEVQGYLLSKPLPAKSLELKFPDLHKSIRSHGLTSEISQRLWLERELILTKQELQETFRQQDGLIFKFKYKDGNFIHTLCDGELLYRLGLTPELVIGKELAQIFPYEKAIDIERNYRLAWKGEQNISYEGEENGIHYLVILRSIIRKGKVVEVIASCIDITQRKHAEIALRHSENNYRLIAENISDVINVVDKNGVFLYASPSSKTLKGNLSEQLIGSSLFSFIYPDDLRLVKSAFYDIIGTKKSDFVQYRYIHKNKALIYLEAKVIPVIGENGEVEHLIIVASDITKQKKMKIL
- a CDS encoding WxL protein peptidoglycan domain-containing protein, translating into MKGYIKNFMLLLRSCSVFCATYADSGKVFLLWLPCPYFNRVCHCRRVLNSQLKLQNNEDTPITVRVEKANAYTNPAGGIFYDESVDSEDTILLEDAILLADAMKTEETVTIPANDSMDLPIQVTVPETDAQTILGGIQVTQVEEAVEEEGKELGKDEANFVMKIETTYALAIQLNLPTNAEPDFSTGKAGFTAPTAQVYLETINDAHLIQGDVEWTYSVLDNTGAELFGGTVTTFNMAPKSKIRFPFAWNHEELKDGNYTLVANGHAGDQVIEVEEPFEISSEEVAEYAEVVNPTAVVEEDAGIPMWIWISIAVAFGMIMFLLGNRRKKKN
- a CDS encoding sensor domain-containing diguanylate cyclase, which encodes MKKLINTRKMNLATLLTVLVAASVILTLLILTVSFHQSNKESLMATYLSLNYSKADKMSHSVESLFGSMRTNLESTVEFLETHEDMTDQEIHEQLELLRTSSGYFNSLSWVDETGLVRTISPVSVGLEGTKITSGVTKDVLDSKKPGVTTPYFGPTRRLLILMNQPFYSKDGTYRGMIGGTIYLQEENVLNHILGNDAVEKYGSYYFVVGPKGTLLFHPERKLIGESVYQNPIVQKLTHGKSGMELVTNTKGIPMLAAYSYVPGAGWGIVQQTPYSSVHDLLMDQLQQLLLNGLLPFLLLLLLSIFIARKLAAPFIRLADLVNRLAEGKEVSQPLRDKLMEPHWNREADLLTKSVAIALDLLEKNNQELTQSALTDSLTGLPNRRKLDEVLNRWASERQLFSLLVLDIDHFKSINDTYGHQMGDEALKTMAAMIQTIIRKQDYCFRYGGEEFVLLLSDTDALGASHLAEKIRERIEGIQIIPGKTVTVSLGLSEFPTHASSGDELFRLADQALYESKSGGRNRITISS